A region from the Pempheris klunzingeri isolate RE-2024b chromosome 17, fPemKlu1.hap1, whole genome shotgun sequence genome encodes:
- the ccndx gene encoding cyclin Dx, which yields MSVSLWCEEAEDDRSLDQSQTELRAAWDPTVSGHRVIQRLLHVEERYMPSMLYITLIQRDPERREELAKWALEVCCESGCDEAVFPLSVSLMDRFLSASLSLPVSPYCLAAGCILIASKLTECDNVTADTLCAAAEYSVQPSNLREMERVILATLRWDTAAVTPQDFLPHFLASVGQRRDGDGVHSEEELLSTLRRHSDTLAAMCACDSRFLGAPPSLVAAASLNCALRGLGSKGPAQLAAMSEELAELCQTDLAVLQCYSEMIECVLRQRLRGGLQQGPTEKDEEVENERAGTPTDMREIDF from the exons atgtctgtgtctctgtggtgtgaGGAGGCGGAGGATGACAGGAGTCTGGACCAGAGCCAGACTGAG CTGCGAGCCGCCTGGGACCCCACCGTGTCCGGGCATCGTGTGATCCAGAGGCTGCTTCATGTGGAGGAGAGGTACATGCCCTCCATGCTGTACATCACCCTCATCCAGCGGGATCCAGAGCGAAGGGAGGAGCTCGCCAAATGGGCCCTGGAG gtgTGCTGTGAAAGCGGCTGTGATGAAGCAGtgttccccctctctgtctctctgatggATAGGTTCCTGTCCGCCTCtttgtctctacctgtctcgCCTTACTGCCTGGCTGCCGGCTGTATCCTCATCGCCTCCAAACTCACAGAGTGTGACAACGTCACCGCTGATACTCTCTGCGCTGCAGCTGAATACAGCGTTCAGCCTTCAAACCTACGG GAAATGGAGCGTGTCATCCTCGCCACCCTCCGATgggacacagcagcagtgacccCCCAGGACTTCCTCCCACATTTTCTTGCCTCTGTGGggcagaggagagatggagacGGCGTTCACtctgaggaggagctgctctcCACCCTGCGGCGGCACAGCGACACTCTGGCCGccatgtgtgcgtgtgactCCCGCTTCCTGGGAGCCCCCCCGTCCCTTGTAGCTGCGGCTTCACTGAACTGCGCCCTCAGAGGTCTGGGCAGCAAGGGCCCCGCTCAGCTGGCTGCGATGAGTGAAGAGCTGGCAGAGCTCTGCCAGACCGACCTG GCTGTGCTGCAGTGCTACAGCGAGATGATCGAATGTGTCCTCCGGCAGCGGCTGAGGGGAGGGCTTCAGCAGGGCCCCACGGAGAaagatgaggaggtggagaacgAAAGGGCAGGAACACCCACCGACATGAGAGAGATTGATTTCTAA